In a genomic window of Silurus meridionalis isolate SWU-2019-XX chromosome 27, ASM1480568v1, whole genome shotgun sequence:
- the gal3st1a gene encoding galactosylceramide sulfotransferase, with amino-acid sequence MMFGKQVKQWRSVCKGLVLGTLLTSCMILLYCLSAPEVQFSFPEMPVPYSCAHQPSLVHSSSGTNQSPGQKPDCIPKVDIMFMKTHKTASSTILNILFRFGEKHRLKFAFPSSRNDFFYPSLFHRSQVKDYGPGMCFNIMCNHMRFNEAEVTAVLPADTTYITILRDPAELFESSFHYFGRLVPFTWKISGDEKMKEFLNDPELYYDPNGFNSFYLKNLLFFDFGQDNNLPMDDPRVEEGIRAIARRFDLVMLVEHFEESLILLKDALCWDMDDLLFFKLNVRKGSTVSKLSPELRAKALQWNAIDWKLYQHFNATFWRKVEAYGRERMAKDIAELRRRNAEMATICIEGGQAVDAGSIHETSMQPWQPIGEKSIMGYNLKANINKAHQKLCRKMLTPELQYLTDLGVNLWITKLWGQVREILDW; translated from the exons ATGATGTTTGGGAAGCAGGTGAAGCAGTGGAGGTCGGTGTGTAAAGGCCTGGTTCTGGGTACGCTCCTCACCAGCTGCATGATTCTGCTCTACTGCCTTTCAGCTCCTGAGGTGCAGTTCAGTTTTCCAGA AATGCCTGTGCCTTATTCATGTGCCCACCAGCCATCACTCGTCCACTCGTCCAGCGGCACTAATCAAAGCCCGGGACAGAAGCCTGATTGCATCCCAAAGGTGGACATCATGTTCATGAAAACGCACAAAACGGCAAGCAGCACAATCCTGAACATCCTGTTCCGCTTCGGCGAGAAGCACCGCTTGAAGTTCGCCTTCCCGAGCAGTCGCAATGACTTCTTCTACCCTTCGCTCTTCCACCGCTCGCAGGTGAAAGACTACGGGCCTGGGATGTGCTTCAACATCATGTGCAATCACATGCGCTTCAACGAAGCCGAAGTCACAGCGGTGCTTCCTGCAGacaccacctacatcaccaTCTTGAGGGATCCGGCAGAGCTCTTCGAATCCTCCTTCCATTATTTTGGCCGTTTAGTACCTTTTACCTGGAAGATTTCCGGGGATGAGAAGATGAAAGAGTTCCTCAATGACCCTGAACTTTATTATGACCCAAACGGGTTCAATTCGTTCTACCTCAAAAACCTGCTTTTTTTCGACTTTGGGCAGGATAACAATTTACCCATGGATGACCCGAGAGTGGAGGAAGGCATCCGTGCAATTGCAAGACGCTTCGACTTGGTCATGCTGGTGGAGCACTTTGAGGAATCGCTCATCCTCTTGAAGGACGCCCTCTGCTGGGACATGGATGACTTGCTGTTCTTTAAGCTTAACGTCCGCAAAGGGTCCACTGTCTCTAAGCTGAGCCCTGAACTCAGAGCCAAGGCCCTGCAGTGGAACGCTATTGACTGGAAGCTCTATCAGCACTTTAATGCCACCTTCTGGAGGAAAGTCGAGGCATACGGCCGAGAGCGCATGGCAAAGGACATTGCAGAGCTCCGGCGCAGGAACGCGGAAATGGCTACCATATGCATCGAAGGCGGCCAAGCGGTGGACGCCGGGAGCATTCATGAGACTTCCATGCAGCCATGGCAGCCTATAGGGGAGAAATCTATTATGGGATACAACTTGAAGGCGAACATCAATAAAGCACATCAGAAACTGTGTAGGAAGATGTTGACACCAGAGCTGCAGTACCTGACAGACTTAGGAGTCAATTTGTGGATCACTAAACTGTGGGGTCAGGTGAGGGAAATCCTTGACTGGTAG